The following nucleotide sequence is from Erythrobacter aurantius.
GAGGCCATCGTGAACAGCAGGAAGAAGATCGCGTAATAGGGCATGTTTATCGACAGGCCGCCGTAACGCTCGATCTCGCGGGTATGCAGGCGATCGTAGATCACGCCGACGCAGAGGAACAAAGCGCCCGAAACGAGGCCGTGGCTCAGCATGACAATCATCGCGCCTTCGAGGCCCTGCACATTGAAAGCGAACAGCCCGACCGTCACAATCGCCATGTGCGCGACCGAGGAATAGGCAATCAGCTTCTTCATGTCGGCCTGCACCAGCGCGACGAGCGAGGTGTAGACCACGGCGACCATCGACAGGATGAAGACGAACCATGCGAAATCGGCGCTTGCTTCGGGGAACATCGGCAGGCTGAAACGGATGAAGCCATAGCCGCCCAGCTTCAGCAGGACGCCGGCCAGAATGACCGAGCCTGCCGTCGGTGCCTGCACGTGCGCATCGGGCAGCCAAGTGTGGAACGGCCACATCGGCACCTTGACTGCGAAGCTCGCAAAGAAGGCAAGCCATAGCCAGGTCTGGGCTCCGACGGGGAAATCGTACTGCATCAGCGTCGGAATGTCCGACGTGCCGGCGGTTGCCACCATCCAGAACATCGCGATCAGCATCAGCACCGAACCGATTAGCGTGTACAGGAAGAACTTGTAGCTCGCGTAGATGCGGTTGTCCCCGCCCCAAACGCCGATGATGAGGTACATCGGGATCAGGCCGGCTTCGAAGAAGATGTAGAACAGGAAGATGTCCTGCGCCGCAAAGGTACCGATCATCAGCACTTCCATGAACAGGAAGGCCGCCATGTATTCGCCCACGCGCTTCTGGATAGCGTCCCAGCTGGCGAGAATGCAGATCGGCATCAGGAACACGCTGAGCATGATCAGCATCAGGGCGATACCGTCGATGCCCAAGGCATAATTGAAGCCCGCGAACAGATCATAGCGCTCGGTAAACTGC
It contains:
- a CDS encoding NADH-quinone oxidoreductase subunit M, producing the protein MDFPILTTMMLVPLTGAVLCLFTGAGAARGIALASTLATFALGVLLWSNYEIGGAQWQFTERYDLFAGFNYALGIDGIALMLIMLSVFLMPICILASWDAIQKRVGEYMAAFLFMEVLMIGTFAAQDIFLFYIFFEAGLIPMYLIIGVWGGDNRIYASYKFFLYTLIGSVLMLIAMFWMVATAGTSDIPTLMQYDFPVGAQTWLWLAFFASFAVKVPMWPFHTWLPDAHVQAPTAGSVILAGVLLKLGGYGFIRFSLPMFPEASADFAWFVFILSMVAVVYTSLVALVQADMKKLIAYSSVAHMAIVTVGLFAFNVQGLEGAMIVMLSHGLVSGALFLCVGVIYDRLHTREIERYGGLSINMPYYAIFFLLFTMASIGLPGTSGFVGEFLSLAGIYQSSSLVALICTTGIILGAAYMLYLYRRVAFGDQKNADAAAMADITPREWAMMAPIAAVVLWMGVYPESFLAPMRADIAVLDAQLAAAAPAGDAELAAGAPREEIANAMEHQAEGEH